One genomic region from Triplophysa dalaica isolate WHDGS20190420 chromosome 23, ASM1584641v1, whole genome shotgun sequence encodes:
- the LOC130412890 gene encoding LOW QUALITY PROTEIN: major facilitator superfamily domain-containing protein 1-like (The sequence of the model RefSeq protein was modified relative to this genomic sequence to represent the inferred CDS: inserted 4 bases in 3 codons), whose protein sequence is MLPKLLQASKDSVQVLQVFSFSLPRGCVEGLGMTPQEYNLLYAIYAWTNAVVVIMAGFLIDKLGNGFGVFLFSFLTVLGSAIFALGSHFKGTTYLLPLMLTGRLLFGSGNGSLTIVQNRIPAFWFCRKALPLAFGXLMSSRLGSVLNFFFSKRXESGMQWRVCTEDYYKFIKNILTIMFFYNGIFPFIADASKFIQDKYSGYSQKEAAYIAGAVYDSSLVLSAAVGILIDYVGLXVFAVLCAVLTLPVFGLLAFTFVPPLVSTIWLGITYSFAAIPLWRWQYMMIFMLANTVSCIITSIILNIIDYKQGNTLNKMTKRSSALCLRPTENRW, encoded by the exons GAGGGTGTGTGGAAGGTTTGGGAATGACACCACAGGAATATAATCTGCTTTACGCCATCTACGCCTGGac GAATGCTGTGGTGGTGATCATGGCTGGGTTCCTCATTGACAAACTGGGAAACGGCT TTGGCGTGTTCCTCTTCTCATTCCTGACTGTATTGGGCTCGGCCATCTTTGCGTTGGGATCTCATTTTAAAGGCACAACGTACCTGCTGCCTCTCATGCTGACGGGACGACTTCTGTTCGGTTCTGGAAACGGTTCCCTCACCA TTGTGCAGAACCGCATCCCCGCGTTCTGGTTCTGCAGGAAGGCGCTGCCGCTGGCGTTTG CTCTGATGTCTTCCCGCTTGGGTTCCGTTCTGAATTTTTTCTTCTCTAAGA TCGAGTCTGGCATGCAGTGGAGAG TATGCACGGAA GATTACTacaaattcattaaaaacattcttaccATCATGTTCTTTTATAACGGGATCTTTCCCTTCATTGCTGATGCCAG taaGTTTATCCAGGATAAATACAGCGGGTACAGTCAGAAGGAAGCGGCGTACATCGCAGGTGCTGTGTATGACAGTTCTCTGGTCCTCTCTGCTGCTGTGGGAATTCTTATT GATTATGTGGGTCT AGTGTTCGCAGTGTTGTGTGCTGTCTTGACTCTTCCTGTGTTTGGACTCCTGGCCTTCACTTTTGTCCCTCCTCTTGTATCAACCATCTGGCTGGGCATCACTTATTCATTTGCTGCt ATCCCACTGTGGAGATGGCAATATATGATGATCTTTATGCTTGCCAACACTGTCAGCTGCATCATCACCTCTATCATACTCAACATCATCGACTACAAACAG GGGAACACTCTCAATAAGATGACTAAGAGGTCATCAGCTCTGTGTCTCAGACCGACAGAGAACCGCTGGTga